In Tepidanaerobacter syntrophicus, the following are encoded in one genomic region:
- a CDS encoding ATP-NAD kinase family protein, with product MTSIGIIANPASGKDIRRLVSHATVIDNNEKVNIVERIILAAQHFGVDSVYIMPDTFHIGLKAIDALVSLKQLKCNAEVIEQEITYSIEDTIKATIEMEKIGVGCIVSLGGDGTNRAIAKAIGDTPLLPISTGTNNVYPEMIEGTLGGMAAAVTASKKYDLTSFCEKDKRIEVYKNGEMLDIALIDAAVSRENFVGSRAIWDISTISDIFVTRAHPCSIGLSSIAGCFMKVLREDEFGLHARIGDNGGKVVSAPISAGVIRDVSVLDYEKMYLSKEYSYVMEFAGTLALDGEREIFVKKGQKLNIKLTRNGPLRVDAKKALEIAQESGFFVKE from the coding sequence ATGACAAGCATAGGAATAATCGCAAATCCTGCATCAGGAAAAGATATAAGAAGACTTGTATCTCATGCAACAGTAATAGATAACAATGAAAAGGTCAATATTGTTGAGAGAATAATTTTAGCTGCCCAGCATTTTGGAGTAGACAGTGTTTACATTATGCCGGATACGTTTCACATAGGCCTGAAAGCAATAGATGCATTGGTTTCGTTAAAACAACTTAAATGCAATGCTGAGGTAATAGAACAAGAAATAACTTACAGCATTGAAGATACAATAAAAGCAACTATAGAGATGGAAAAAATAGGAGTCGGATGCATCGTTTCACTAGGAGGAGATGGAACCAATAGAGCAATTGCGAAGGCTATAGGCGATACTCCACTACTTCCGATATCGACAGGTACAAATAATGTGTATCCGGAAATGATCGAAGGGACATTAGGAGGAATGGCTGCAGCCGTTACTGCTTCTAAAAAGTATGATTTAACAAGCTTTTGCGAGAAAGATAAAAGAATAGAAGTTTATAAAAACGGTGAAATGTTAGATATAGCTCTTATTGATGCTGCAGTTTCTAGAGAGAATTTTGTAGGATCCCGTGCCATTTGGGATATATCGACAATATCAGATATTTTCGTAACGCGAGCGCACCCATGCTCAATAGGACTCTCTTCGATAGCAGGATGTTTTATGAAAGTTTTGCGCGAAGATGAGTTTGGGCTCCATGCAAGGATTGGCGATAATGGAGGGAAAGTGGTAAGCGCACCGATTTCTGCAGGTGTAATAAGAGATGTAAGTGTTTTGGATTACGAAAAAATGTACTTAAGCAAAGAATATTCCTATGTGATGGAATTTGCAGGTACTTTAGCATTAGATGGCGAAAGAGAAATATTTGTCAAGAAAGGCCAAAAATTGAATATTAAACTTACAAGAAACGGACCTTTGAGAGTAGATGCAAAAAAAGCATTAGAAATAGCGCAGGAGTCGGGATTTTTCGTAAAGGAGTGA
- the pdhA gene encoding pyruvate dehydrogenase (acetyl-transferring) E1 component subunit alpha, protein MDFSKEILLDMYTRMLRIRKFELKAAELFAAGELGGFVHLYAGEEATAVGVCENLSDDDYITSTHRGHGHVIAKGGEPKYMMAELYGKETGYCKGKGGSMHIADATKGILGANGIVGAGLPIATGAALSIKLRGSDQVAVCFFGDGASNQGTFHESMNMASVWKLPVVYICENNLYGEFTSQKDHQAITDVADRAIAYGFPGITVDGNDVLAVYEATNEAIKRAKDGAGPTLIECKTYRLRGHFEGDPQLYRSKEEVEEWAKKDPIPRFEKYLLENNIASEEEIKKIQNNIDQEIEDAVKFAKESKEPEEKAAVEDVYTDIVEEVRVR, encoded by the coding sequence ATGGACTTTTCAAAAGAAATTTTGCTTGATATGTATACCAGAATGCTTAGAATAAGAAAATTCGAGCTAAAAGCAGCTGAATTATTTGCCGCAGGCGAACTAGGCGGATTTGTGCACTTATATGCAGGAGAAGAAGCAACAGCCGTTGGCGTGTGCGAAAACCTTTCGGATGATGATTACATTACCAGTACCCACAGAGGCCATGGACATGTTATAGCAAAAGGCGGAGAGCCTAAGTATATGATGGCTGAACTTTATGGCAAAGAAACCGGGTACTGCAAAGGAAAAGGCGGTTCAATGCACATAGCTGATGCCACAAAGGGCATATTAGGTGCAAATGGTATAGTTGGTGCAGGATTGCCTATTGCTACAGGAGCGGCTCTTTCTATAAAGCTTAGAGGAAGCGATCAAGTGGCTGTATGCTTCTTTGGCGATGGTGCATCTAACCAAGGGACATTTCATGAATCAATGAACATGGCATCTGTGTGGAAACTACCGGTAGTCTATATATGCGAGAATAATCTGTATGGTGAGTTTACAAGTCAGAAAGACCATCAAGCCATAACTGATGTAGCAGATAGAGCGATAGCGTATGGTTTTCCGGGAATTACCGTAGATGGTAATGATGTATTGGCTGTTTATGAAGCAACAAATGAAGCAATAAAAAGAGCAAAGGACGGAGCAGGACCGACCCTCATAGAATGCAAGACCTATAGACTTAGAGGACATTTTGAAGGCGATCCGCAGCTTTACAGAAGCAAAGAAGAAGTAGAAGAATGGGCTAAAAAAGATCCAATACCAAGATTTGAAAAGTATCTCCTGGAAAATAATATAGCAAGCGAGGAAGAAATTAAAAAAATACAAAATAATATAGATCAAGAAATCGAAGACGCAGTAAAATTTGCAAAAGAAAGTAAAGAACCCGAAGAAAAAGCAGCGGTTGAAGATGTTTACACAGATATTGTGGAGGAGGTGCGGGTAAGGTGA
- a CDS encoding Lin0512 family protein: MKRFIIEFGYGIDLHGQDVTNAAKKAVKDAISHSCLSGLVEILDVELDDVIVDVTVAVSKPEEIREEVIKSVLPIGKKKVTAVKGGMRVSGIFIPGFEDKDDTVEVAVACVTVGIEDKNLQK, translated from the coding sequence ATTAAACGTTTCATTATAGAATTTGGTTATGGCATAGATTTACATGGTCAAGACGTGACTAATGCGGCTAAGAAAGCTGTAAAAGATGCAATTTCTCATAGCTGTTTATCAGGACTTGTGGAGATATTAGATGTTGAATTAGATGATGTGATTGTAGATGTAACAGTTGCGGTATCAAAGCCGGAAGAAATTCGGGAGGAGGTGATAAAATCTGTTTTGCCTATCGGTAAAAAGAAAGTTACGGCAGTAAAAGGAGGCATGAGAGTATCAGGGATTTTTATACCGGGTTTTGAAGACAAGGATGATACTGTAGAAGTTGCTGTGGCATGTGTGACAGTTGGCATAGAAGATAAGAATTTACAAAAATAA
- the lpdA gene encoding dihydrolipoyl dehydrogenase yields MDYDVIVVGGGPGGYTAAIRLADLGKKVAIVEENSLGGTCLNRGCIPTKVYAHAAELINSIKSANDFGIAAEYNVDIDKMRKKKERVVKRLVAGVGYLMKSHNIDVINGKATFLDKNTIQVDKKYTAENFIIATGSKTFVPPIPGTDDPGMMISDKALELENVPERIVIVGAGIIGLEFANIYSTLGSKVTVIEMLPELLPMIDRDIADIMQKALRNKKIDLHLNSKVERIEAGPAVVYSENGISVKVDCDAVLMAVGRVANVNGIENLGLEMDRKGIKVDLHMKTSIDNIYAIGDVTGGIQLAHVASYEGIIAAHNIAGEAKEADLNAVPSCVYTEPEIAWVGLNEKQAKEKYGEIKIGTFPYSALGRAMTMGESEGLIKIIAEGKYNQIVGMQIIGKDATEMIHEGVLAVKEEFTAEELADTIHAHPTLSEGIKEAAEDILGMPINKG; encoded by the coding sequence ATGGATTATGATGTAATTGTTGTCGGCGGCGGACCGGGAGGTTATACTGCCGCAATAAGGCTTGCTGATTTAGGCAAAAAAGTTGCAATAGTGGAAGAAAATTCCCTTGGAGGCACTTGCCTCAATCGTGGATGTATACCTACAAAGGTATATGCCCATGCTGCAGAACTTATAAATTCTATAAAGTCTGCAAATGATTTTGGCATAGCAGCAGAATACAATGTAGATATTGATAAGATGCGAAAGAAAAAGGAGCGCGTAGTAAAAAGACTTGTAGCAGGTGTTGGCTATCTTATGAAATCCCATAATATCGATGTAATCAATGGCAAAGCTACATTCTTGGACAAAAATACAATCCAGGTAGATAAAAAATATACTGCCGAAAATTTCATAATAGCGACAGGGTCTAAAACATTTGTACCACCAATACCGGGTACCGATGATCCTGGAATGATGATAAGCGATAAGGCACTAGAACTTGAAAACGTTCCGGAAAGAATCGTTATTGTAGGCGCAGGCATAATCGGCCTTGAATTTGCCAACATTTATAGTACTCTGGGTAGCAAAGTAACCGTAATAGAAATGCTGCCTGAGCTTTTGCCGATGATTGATAGGGATATTGCCGATATAATGCAGAAGGCTTTAAGAAATAAGAAAATAGATCTGCATTTAAACAGCAAAGTTGAAAGAATAGAAGCTGGTCCTGCTGTGGTTTATTCGGAAAACGGAATATCAGTTAAAGTTGACTGCGACGCAGTTTTGATGGCAGTTGGTAGGGTTGCAAATGTAAACGGCATTGAAAACCTGGGCCTTGAAATGGATAGAAAGGGCATCAAAGTAGATTTACATATGAAAACCAGCATAGATAATATTTATGCTATAGGTGATGTAACAGGAGGTATACAGCTTGCTCACGTGGCATCATATGAAGGAATAATAGCTGCTCACAATATTGCCGGAGAAGCAAAGGAAGCCGATTTAAATGCAGTTCCAAGTTGCGTTTATACGGAACCTGAAATAGCCTGGGTTGGTTTAAATGAAAAGCAAGCAAAAGAGAAGTATGGTGAAATAAAGATAGGAACATTTCCATATTCTGCTTTGGGCAGAGCCATGACAATGGGCGAAAGCGAAGGCTTAATTAAAATAATTGCTGAAGGAAAATATAATCAGATAGTGGGTATGCAGATTATAGGAAAAGATGCAACAGAGATGATTCACGAAGGGGTCCTGGCAGTAAAAGAAGAATTTACTGCAGAGGAGCTGGCGGATACAATTCATGCACATCCTACACTTTCTGAAGGAATTAAAGAAGCGGCTGAAGACATCTTGGGCATGCCAATAAACAAAGGTTAA
- a CDS encoding sigma-54-dependent Fis family transcriptional regulator — protein sequence MKDTSELIKKAWTDFTEHGILESDVIKKDVADSWKICKSAGVDPLGGAGAVLDKTALKKRLKENENLIKIAHPIMEQIYNQVRGSGFVIVLTDKDGYLIDRIGDEGIMGEARKMNFVEGALWTENAVGTNAIGMALRLDKPIQLVGAEHYCITHQTGTCSAAPIHDENGQLIGCLNMTGLKEAAHPHTLGIVLAGAYSIEKQLALIRSNQIIDTAFNSINEGILITDSKLNLILANKAALKILGIEQEQIFHIPIVSLIQNHESVDEIITSLKPIFDAECTFCTGSKSVRTTANFAPILDTSGISGLVITFKEEKYVHRFVNKIAGYRANYVFEDIVAVNPNMKKVIESARKASITDCNVLITGESGTGKELFAQAIHNNSKRAKGPFVAVNCASLPKDLVESELFGYEKGAFTGANKEGHPGKFELADGGTIFLDEIGELPIEIQPKLLRVLDNHKISRVGSTHERQVNVRVLAATNKNLRKEVDNKNFRDDLYYRLNVINITIPPLRNRMEDVRVLANVFLSRLNKANPENHKEFDKDFITKLERYHWPGNVRELQNVIERAYYLTDGRLITEEYLPENISIGLKNEDSKLKDNIIPLKIIEERSIKNTLAASGGDILKTAEMLNLSRATIYRKIKKYNIDVNSYKN from the coding sequence ATGAAAGATACTTCAGAGCTCATTAAAAAGGCATGGACTGACTTTACCGAGCATGGAATATTAGAATCTGATGTTATAAAAAAAGATGTGGCAGATTCATGGAAAATATGTAAGTCAGCAGGGGTTGATCCGTTAGGCGGTGCCGGTGCAGTTTTAGATAAAACAGCACTTAAAAAACGTCTGAAAGAAAATGAGAATTTAATTAAAATTGCTCATCCTATAATGGAACAAATTTACAATCAGGTAAGGGGTTCAGGCTTTGTAATCGTTTTGACTGATAAAGACGGCTATCTTATTGATAGAATAGGTGACGAAGGAATAATGGGCGAAGCTAGAAAAATGAATTTTGTTGAAGGAGCCCTATGGACAGAAAACGCAGTAGGAACTAACGCTATCGGTATGGCTCTGCGCCTTGATAAGCCCATACAGCTTGTAGGAGCTGAACATTACTGCATAACACATCAAACGGGAACCTGCTCTGCCGCCCCTATTCATGACGAAAACGGTCAACTCATAGGTTGCCTGAACATGACAGGATTAAAGGAAGCAGCCCATCCGCATACTCTTGGTATCGTCCTTGCGGGAGCTTATTCGATAGAAAAACAGCTTGCATTAATAAGATCTAATCAAATAATTGATACAGCCTTCAATTCTATAAACGAAGGGATACTTATTACAGATAGCAAGCTAAATTTAATTCTGGCAAATAAAGCAGCTTTAAAAATATTGGGTATCGAGCAAGAGCAAATATTCCATATTCCGATAGTTTCTCTAATACAGAATCATGAATCAGTTGATGAGATTATAACTTCCTTGAAGCCTATTTTCGATGCCGAATGCACATTTTGCACAGGAAGCAAGTCTGTTAGAACAACTGCTAATTTTGCGCCGATTCTTGATACTTCGGGAATATCAGGGCTTGTAATAACATTTAAAGAAGAAAAATATGTGCATAGATTTGTAAACAAGATTGCAGGGTATAGAGCAAACTATGTATTCGAAGATATAGTAGCAGTAAATCCAAACATGAAAAAAGTCATAGAATCTGCCCGCAAAGCTTCTATAACCGATTGCAATGTTCTAATAACCGGCGAGAGTGGTACAGGCAAAGAGCTTTTTGCTCAGGCAATCCACAACAACAGCAAAAGGGCAAAAGGTCCGTTTGTAGCTGTAAATTGTGCTTCCCTGCCCAAGGACCTGGTAGAAAGTGAATTATTCGGATATGAAAAAGGGGCATTTACCGGTGCGAATAAAGAAGGCCATCCCGGAAAGTTTGAACTTGCAGACGGTGGAACAATATTTTTAGATGAAATTGGGGAACTTCCGATTGAGATACAGCCTAAACTCTTAAGGGTGCTTGATAATCATAAAATCTCAAGGGTAGGCAGCACCCACGAGCGTCAGGTCAACGTGAGAGTGCTGGCGGCTACAAATAAAAATTTAAGAAAAGAAGTCGATAATAAAAATTTCAGAGATGATCTTTATTATAGACTAAATGTGATAAATATTACTATACCGCCGCTTAGAAACAGGATGGAAGATGTAAGGGTATTGGCTAATGTGTTTTTAAGCAGATTAAATAAGGCAAATCCGGAAAACCATAAGGAATTTGACAAGGATTTTATAACCAAACTTGAAAGATATCATTGGCCGGGGAATGTTCGAGAACTGCAAAATGTTATAGAACGAGCATATTATCTGACCGATGGAAGATTAATTACAGAAGAATACTTACCGGAAAATATATCAATAGGCCTGAAAAATGAAGACTCAAAATTAAAAGATAACATAATACCGCTGAAAATTATTGAAGAAAGAAGCATCAAAAATACCTTGGCCGCTTCGGGAGGAGATATTTTAAAGACAGCTGAAATGTTGAATCTAAGTAGAGCTACAATATATCGTAAAATAAAGAAATATAATATTGACGTAAATAGTTACAAAAATTAA
- a CDS encoding chromate transporter, which translates to MIYLQLFLSFVKIGLFSFGGGYAMIPLIQKEIESHGWLSASQFVDIIAISEMTPGPVAVNSATFVGYKAAGILGGIVATFGVALPSVVLVLIVSRYFFRFQDHPLNKMLFYGIRPVIVGLIFSAAVIVAQTAFFKEDLVFNLSYILKNFLYIINFKSVLIFAASLICLIKFKINPILMIVIAGILGVVFAF; encoded by the coding sequence TTGATTTATTTACAGCTATTTTTATCATTTGTTAAAATCGGATTATTTAGTTTCGGCGGTGGCTATGCAATGATACCCCTTATACAAAAGGAAATTGAAAGCCATGGGTGGCTTTCTGCTTCCCAATTTGTCGATATTATAGCGATATCTGAAATGACTCCGGGTCCTGTTGCTGTAAACTCTGCAACTTTTGTGGGATATAAGGCAGCAGGTATATTAGGCGGAATTGTTGCAACTTTTGGCGTAGCGCTGCCATCTGTAGTGCTGGTTTTAATAGTTTCAAGGTATTTTTTTAGATTCCAAGACCACCCTTTAAATAAGATGCTCTTTTACGGCATAAGACCGGTTATTGTTGGGCTTATCTTTTCCGCTGCAGTGATTGTCGCTCAAACTGCATTTTTCAAAGAAGATCTCGTATTTAATTTAAGTTATATATTAAAAAATTTCCTGTATATAATTAATTTCAAAAGTGTGCTTATATTCGCTGCCTCGCTGATATGTCTTATTAAATTTAAGATAAATCCGATTTTGATGATAGTAATTGCCGGGATTTTAGGGGTTGTCTTTGCTTTTTAG
- a CDS encoding chromate transporter yields the protein MKNKSQFKLFLELFATFFKIGSFTFGGGYAMIPLIEREVVENKKWVTEEEVVDVFAVAQSLPGAVAINSSTFIGYKIAGKKGALVATAGVILPSLLIITVIAMFFSRVQDNPVVSAIFSGIRPAIVGLISVAAVNISKASIIDKVGLFLAIAAVVLVAVFDVQAIFVILAGAAVGLFIYYLLPLKAAKILDSGGHKD from the coding sequence ATGAAAAATAAGAGTCAATTTAAATTGTTTTTAGAACTGTTTGCGACATTTTTTAAAATAGGGAGCTTCACCTTTGGCGGCGGTTATGCAATGATACCGCTTATAGAGCGGGAAGTAGTTGAAAACAAGAAATGGGTTACAGAGGAAGAAGTCGTTGATGTATTTGCTGTAGCACAGTCATTGCCGGGTGCTGTTGCAATAAATTCATCAACTTTTATAGGATACAAGATAGCCGGTAAAAAAGGAGCGCTGGTAGCTACTGCAGGTGTTATATTGCCTTCACTATTAATCATAACTGTAATAGCTATGTTTTTTTCAAGGGTTCAGGACAACCCTGTAGTAAGTGCTATATTTTCCGGAATCAGGCCGGCTATTGTCGGGCTTATATCTGTTGCCGCAGTAAATATCTCTAAAGCATCAATTATAGATAAGGTTGGGCTTTTTCTTGCGATAGCAGCGGTTGTTTTAGTTGCTGTTTTTGATGTGCAGGCTATATTTGTAATTCTTGCAGGGGCTGCAGTAGGGCTTTTTATATACTATTTGCTTCCTTTAAAAGCAGCAAAGATTCTAGATAGCGGAGGACATAAAGATTGA
- a CDS encoding methyl-accepting chemotaxis protein — protein sequence MKFKSIRTRTLVYILPLTIGIMVALSAFSFFFFRNTIDEEVNKGLNYQIQEVTETIDKLLIQHGKIPEMLARFSEAAGTRLTKEEYIEVLKKAVITNTDTFGAGIWFEPYRYDENVKYFGPYVYKEGSDIKATLEYEEESYNYPSWPWYQMAVNTKNSIEWSEPFYDETTNVTMITVSAPFYDENGKLFGLATADIDLTHFQEMISEIKVGKEGYAFLLSKDGDYLASPNKDVIMKEKITESKNESLSKLGSQILSGTSGIGYYTENGEKMRVGYNIIPSTGWFVCTVIPESELFAPVERLLSTLLLVMLLSILAVVFSVFRYSNYISKNILKVNEFSKNIALGDLSAKLSLKSEDELGQMTENLTSMVKSVRKVIINILHNIEQLLETGKLLSTSTEETMKASEQVAVTMQNLAADKQKEQEIIDTTSTGAEEIAKGVEQIAQTIQSVTQAAVSSAQQAGKGNEVVNLAVSQMQQIDNNTKTIEERITQLEKKSDQIGEIVSLITSIADQTNLLALNAAIEAAHAGDQGKGFAVVAEEVRKLAEESRQAAKGIEEIIDAIKTDVKTASSAAKEGTRSAKEGSVLVGNAGEAFHKILQDVTSVSNQLQDVVAVVEEISAETQTMASSMQQVTSISQNFLNNIESAAAASEEQTALNREVSEVAVKLSNMAEELRSSISRFKL from the coding sequence GTGAAATTTAAAAGTATTCGAACAAGAACTCTGGTTTATATTTTGCCTTTAACCATCGGCATTATGGTAGCCCTATCAGCATTTAGTTTTTTCTTTTTTAGAAATACTATCGACGAAGAAGTAAATAAAGGGTTGAATTATCAAATACAGGAAGTTACAGAAACAATCGACAAGCTGCTGATTCAACATGGTAAAATACCAGAAATGCTGGCTCGCTTTAGCGAAGCAGCAGGAACTAGGCTTACAAAAGAGGAATACATAGAAGTATTAAAGAAAGCGGTTATTACAAATACAGATACTTTTGGGGCAGGAATTTGGTTTGAGCCTTATCGATATGATGAGAACGTCAAGTATTTTGGACCATATGTATATAAAGAAGGAAGTGATATAAAAGCCACTCTTGAATATGAAGAAGAATCATACAATTATCCAAGCTGGCCGTGGTACCAAATGGCAGTAAATACAAAAAACAGTATTGAATGGTCCGAACCTTTCTATGATGAAACTACAAATGTAACTATGATAACTGTTAGTGCTCCATTTTATGACGAAAATGGCAAATTGTTTGGCCTTGCTACGGCTGATATTGATTTAACCCACTTTCAAGAGATGATATCCGAGATCAAAGTAGGTAAAGAAGGATATGCTTTTTTACTTAGCAAAGACGGTGATTACCTTGCATCTCCCAACAAAGATGTGATTATGAAAGAAAAAATAACGGAAAGCAAAAATGAGTCTTTGTCAAAATTAGGTTCGCAAATTTTAAGCGGCACATCGGGTATAGGATACTACACGGAAAACGGGGAAAAGATGAGGGTCGGTTACAATATTATTCCGAGTACCGGATGGTTTGTCTGCACTGTTATTCCTGAAAGCGAGCTTTTTGCGCCTGTTGAAAGACTGCTTTCGACCTTGCTTCTTGTTATGCTCCTTTCTATTTTGGCGGTTGTATTTTCTGTATTTCGTTACAGTAACTACATTAGCAAGAATATATTAAAGGTAAATGAGTTTTCCAAAAATATTGCCCTTGGAGATTTATCCGCAAAACTCTCTTTAAAGAGTGAGGACGAACTGGGGCAAATGACAGAAAACCTAACTTCAATGGTCAAATCTGTAAGAAAGGTAATTATAAATATTCTCCACAATATAGAGCAGCTGCTTGAAACAGGAAAATTGCTCAGTACAAGCACAGAGGAAACCATGAAGGCAAGTGAACAGGTTGCAGTTACTATGCAAAACCTTGCTGCTGATAAACAAAAAGAACAGGAAATTATTGATACAACGTCTACGGGAGCGGAAGAAATAGCAAAAGGCGTAGAGCAAATAGCTCAGACTATTCAAAGCGTAACGCAGGCTGCAGTCAGCAGTGCGCAGCAGGCAGGCAAAGGAAATGAAGTAGTAAATTTGGCGGTAAGTCAAATGCAGCAAATCGACAACAATACAAAGACAATCGAGGAAAGAATAACTCAGCTTGAGAAAAAATCCGATCAAATCGGAGAAATAGTTTCGCTGATCACTTCAATTGCTGATCAAACCAATTTACTCGCATTAAACGCAGCTATCGAAGCAGCTCACGCCGGTGATCAGGGCAAAGGCTTTGCCGTTGTAGCTGAAGAAGTAAGAAAACTTGCGGAAGAATCAAGGCAGGCCGCTAAAGGTATTGAAGAAATTATTGATGCAATCAAGACAGATGTAAAAACAGCAAGTTCAGCGGCAAAAGAAGGTACCCGGTCGGCAAAAGAAGGTAGTGTGCTTGTAGGCAATGCAGGAGAAGCTTTCCATAAGATCTTGCAAGATGTCACGTCTGTATCGAACCAACTTCAAGATGTGGTTGCTGTAGTGGAAGAAATATCTGCTGAAACGCAAACTATGGCAAGTTCTATGCAGCAGGTGACTTCAATTTCACAAAACTTCCTTAACAATATAGAAAGCGCAGCGGCTGCAAGCGAAGAACAAACCGCGCTCAACCGAGAAGTATCAGAGGTTGCTGTAAAGCTTTCTAATATGGCAGAAGAATTAAGAAGCTCAATAAGCAGATTTAAACTATAA
- a CDS encoding alpha-ketoacid dehydrogenase subunit beta, giving the protein MRKMNFAQAINEALRNELKRDPKVFLMGEDVVHGVFGVTAGLIDEFGKERVRNTPISEEAIAGGAVGAAAAGSRPVAEIMFIDFATVAMDQIVNQAAKMRYMFGGRITLPITFRTMVGAGIQAAAQHSQSLEAWFTHVPGLKVVYPSTPKDALGLTIAAIRDDNPVIVLEHKLLYAMEGEVPDENEPIPIGVADIKREGKDVTIIATGMMVHKALNAANQLASNGVEAEIVDPRSLFPIDKDMIYDSVKKTHKVVIVSEEVKRGAWTAELASMIAEDVFDYLDAPIMRIGALNTPIPFSKTLENFVVPNETDIIKAVQAIV; this is encoded by the coding sequence GTGAGAAAGATGAATTTTGCCCAAGCTATAAACGAGGCGTTAAGAAATGAACTAAAAAGAGACCCTAAAGTATTTTTAATGGGTGAAGACGTAGTTCACGGAGTTTTCGGAGTGACGGCTGGTTTAATAGATGAGTTTGGCAAAGAAAGGGTAAGGAATACACCTATTTCCGAAGAAGCTATTGCAGGCGGAGCAGTTGGAGCTGCAGCTGCCGGCAGCAGGCCTGTAGCCGAGATTATGTTCATAGATTTTGCCACAGTTGCAATGGATCAAATCGTAAATCAAGCTGCCAAAATGCGCTATATGTTTGGCGGCAGAATAACACTTCCTATAACCTTTAGAACCATGGTGGGTGCAGGCATACAAGCGGCAGCTCAGCATTCCCAAAGCCTTGAAGCATGGTTTACTCATGTGCCGGGCCTTAAGGTGGTCTACCCATCAACTCCGAAGGATGCTTTAGGTCTTACGATAGCAGCAATTAGGGATGACAATCCAGTGATAGTGTTAGAACATAAGCTTTTGTATGCCATGGAAGGAGAAGTTCCCGACGAAAACGAGCCTATTCCCATTGGCGTAGCTGATATTAAAAGAGAAGGTAAAGATGTGACCATTATTGCAACTGGTATGATGGTTCACAAAGCGCTAAATGCTGCAAATCAACTGGCATCAAATGGTGTCGAGGCCGAAATAGTGGATCCAAGAAGCCTGTTTCCAATAGATAAGGATATGATTTACGATTCTGTAAAAAAGACACATAAAGTAGTTATAGTAAGCGAAGAAGTAAAAAGAGGTGCCTGGACGGCTGAGCTTGCATCTATGATTGCGGAAGATGTATTTGATTATTTAGATGCCCCAATTATGAGAATAGGAGCACTGAATACCCCTATACCTTTTTCTAAAACTCTTGAAAATTTTGTTGTGCCAAATGAAACAGATATTATCAAAGCAGTCCAAGCTATAGTGTGA
- a CDS encoding flavin reductase family protein gives MRKNFGPKTWFYPLPVLIIATYDENGNANAMNAAWGGIYDTNRVILSLSEDHKTTKNIKTKKAFTISFGDVAHIAACDYVGLVSGNDTPDKLKKAGFTTEKSSFVDAPIIRELPMTLECRLLKVNEDGNIIGEIVNISADESILGEDGLIDPAKLKPISFDPIHNDYLVLGEKVGNAFKDGNALKF, from the coding sequence ATGAGAAAAAATTTTGGACCAAAGACTTGGTTTTACCCTCTACCTGTTTTGATTATTGCAACTTATGATGAAAATGGCAATGCGAATGCCATGAATGCGGCATGGGGAGGTATTTATGACACGAATCGTGTTATACTTTCTCTTAGTGAAGACCATAAAACCACAAAGAATATTAAAACCAAGAAAGCCTTTACCATCAGTTTTGGCGACGTTGCGCATATTGCAGCCTGCGATTATGTAGGGCTTGTTTCCGGAAATGATACCCCGGATAAATTGAAAAAAGCCGGCTTTACCACTGAAAAGAGCAGCTTTGTGGACGCGCCAATCATACGTGAGCTTCCAATGACATTAGAGTGCCGCCTTCTAAAAGTAAATGAAGACGGAAATATTATCGGGGAGATTGTCAATATCAGTGCTGATGAAAGCATACTTGGCGAAGACGGTTTGATTGACCCAGCTAAACTAAAGCCCATTTCCTTTGATCCGATTCACAATGATTATTTAGTGTTAGGTGAAAAAGTTGGCAATGCTTTTAAAGATGGTAACGCTCTTAAGTTTTAG